A stretch of Halogeometricum sp. S1BR25-6 DNA encodes these proteins:
- a CDS encoding ABC transporter permease subunit, with protein sequence MREIVRYETERRLLSAVALSAGLSLYAGLFFAIGPSMIQEIDFEQYAEAFPPALQSAFGVEAMGSLEGLFAAELYQFGWVLLLGLYFAYSAGALIAEDIEDGRLDLLLSTPVSRVSVLLGKFASLLAPLLLVNVVVAAAVCLGGILIDDPLSFVDVVMTHVLSIPYLLVCAGLGLLLSVFANSGSVAQRGALGVVFGLFMVESFVTGTDYEWLGTFSPTHYYDPMAILVDGTYDWTGAVILLEAAALLVVLSAFQFQRRDL encoded by the coding sequence ATGCGTGAGATCGTCCGCTACGAGACGGAACGACGGCTTCTGAGCGCGGTGGCGCTCTCGGCAGGGCTCTCGCTGTACGCGGGACTGTTCTTCGCTATCGGTCCGTCCATGATCCAAGAGATCGACTTCGAACAGTACGCGGAGGCGTTCCCGCCGGCGCTTCAGTCGGCGTTCGGTGTCGAGGCAATGGGATCGCTTGAGGGGTTGTTCGCCGCCGAACTGTACCAGTTCGGCTGGGTCCTGCTGCTAGGGCTGTACTTCGCGTACAGCGCCGGCGCACTCATCGCGGAGGATATCGAGGACGGCCGATTGGACCTCTTGTTGTCGACCCCCGTCTCCCGCGTCTCAGTTCTCCTCGGGAAATTCGCGTCGCTACTCGCGCCGCTTCTCCTCGTGAACGTCGTCGTCGCGGCCGCCGTCTGCCTCGGTGGCATCCTCATCGATGATCCTCTGTCGTTCGTCGACGTCGTGATGACGCACGTCCTCTCGATCCCGTACCTCCTCGTCTGTGCAGGTCTGGGACTTCTCCTTTCGGTGTTCGCCAACAGCGGCAGCGTTGCCCAGCGCGGCGCGCTCGGCGTCGTTTTCGGGCTGTTCATGGTCGAATCGTTCGTCACCGGGACGGACTACGAGTGGCTCGGTACGTTCAGCCCAACACACTACTACGACCCGATGGCCATCCTCGTCGACGGGACGTACGATTGGACCGGCGCGGTCATCCTCCTCGAAGCCGCGGCCCTGCTGGTCGTCCTCAGCGCGTTTCAGTTCCAACGGAGAGATCTATGA
- a CDS encoding COG1361 S-layer family protein, whose translation MNRRQLLAVVLVSLLVVPGSAAGAVRGSPDLVVALGENHLTVGESGTLELTVANRGDLDLGSATNPALNERVTTARGIELSLEANDAPLTVESGPRLVGGLAGGQSATVGFDVSVDEDAEPGRYTLPVTVEYAYTSSIAEVTGATTERTVERELAVTVVIEDAASFRVVEATTDAQVGESGSVSVTLANTGAAPADDAAVTLSSLNGAVTFDGAREAARYVGSWEAGETRTVTYDVAVADNRTPRDYAAQAVVSYLDPDGEPRNSQPLSVGIDPRPATTFSVQSLNASLYVGETGTLRGTVVNEGPNPVRGAVVTLQTDSEHVRLVDDSVAVGTLEPGERSDVAFAAAVSDDATPGARPFALAVEYETDAGSVATSDPIRVTGQVRPERDLFAVEARNATFAPDSTNRLEVVVTNTGETARENVIVALEPTQPFTSVAPEAYVPSLAPGESATVAFELSVDEDAVPSTHSVRLNVTAETAEDPTEVTDTYRVRVDVAEEGQSTDVVSLVVIAVLGVMLLATVGYWWYRRR comes from the coding sequence ATGAACCGACGGCAACTCCTCGCCGTCGTCCTCGTTTCGCTCCTCGTCGTTCCGGGATCCGCCGCCGGGGCGGTCCGTGGGTCGCCGGACCTCGTGGTCGCCCTTGGTGAGAATCACCTGACGGTCGGCGAGAGCGGGACGCTCGAACTGACCGTCGCGAACCGCGGCGACTTGGATCTCGGGTCCGCGACGAACCCGGCGCTCAACGAGCGCGTGACAACGGCGCGGGGCATCGAACTCTCGCTCGAGGCGAACGACGCTCCGCTCACCGTCGAATCCGGCCCGAGGCTCGTCGGGGGACTCGCCGGCGGGCAGAGCGCGACTGTCGGATTCGACGTCTCGGTCGACGAGGACGCCGAACCGGGGCGGTACACGCTGCCGGTAACTGTCGAGTACGCGTACACGAGTTCCATCGCGGAGGTGACCGGCGCGACGACCGAGCGCACCGTCGAGCGGGAACTGGCCGTCACAGTGGTTATCGAGGACGCCGCCTCGTTCCGCGTGGTGGAGGCGACGACGGACGCGCAGGTGGGCGAGAGCGGATCGGTCTCCGTGACGCTGGCGAACACCGGGGCGGCGCCCGCAGACGACGCGGCGGTGACGCTGTCCTCGCTGAACGGAGCCGTGACGTTCGATGGCGCGCGGGAGGCGGCGCGGTACGTCGGGTCGTGGGAGGCCGGCGAGACGCGAACCGTCACGTACGACGTCGCCGTCGCCGACAACCGGACGCCGCGGGACTACGCTGCGCAGGCCGTCGTCTCCTATCTCGATCCGGACGGTGAGCCGAGGAACTCACAGCCGCTGAGCGTCGGTATCGACCCACGTCCGGCGACGACGTTCTCGGTTCAGTCGCTGAACGCCTCGCTGTACGTCGGCGAGACGGGAACGCTGCGAGGAACGGTCGTCAACGAGGGTCCCAACCCGGTCCGCGGCGCGGTCGTGACGCTTCAGACGGACTCCGAACACGTACGACTCGTCGACGATTCGGTCGCCGTCGGGACGCTCGAACCCGGTGAACGGTCCGACGTTGCGTTCGCAGCCGCGGTGAGCGACGACGCGACGCCTGGTGCGCGCCCGTTCGCGCTGGCGGTGGAGTACGAGACGGACGCCGGATCGGTGGCGACGAGCGATCCGATTCGAGTCACCGGGCAAGTCCGGCCGGAACGGGACCTCTTCGCCGTGGAAGCGCGGAACGCCACGTTCGCACCGGACAGCACTAACCGCCTCGAAGTCGTCGTCACCAACACCGGTGAGACAGCTCGAGAGAACGTCATCGTCGCGTTGGAGCCGACCCAACCGTTCACGAGCGTCGCTCCCGAGGCGTACGTGCCCTCGCTCGCGCCCGGCGAGTCGGCCACGGTCGCCTTCGAGCTGTCCGTCGACGAAGACGCGGTGCCGAGCACGCACTCCGTCCGTCTGAACGTCACCGCCGAGACGGCGGAGGACCCGACTGAAGTCACCGACACCTACCGCGTGCGCGTCGACGTCGCCGAGGAAGGACAGTCCACCGACGTCGTCTCGCTCGTCGTCATCGCCGTCCTCGGCGTGATGCTCCTCGCAACCGTCGGGTATTGGTGGTATCGGCGTCGATAG